ATGTATCCGGCCCCGCCGGTAACTAAGAGCTTCATTCCTGCCATTAAACCCGACGCCGCGGCAGTGAGCGATAAGGTGGCTCGCATGACTACGCAGATCAAGGTCGCTGTGCTCGGGGCCTCCGGAAGGATGGGCTCCGAGGCGGTGAAGGCCGTGGGCGCCGCCGAGGACATGGAGCTGGTCGCCGCCCTCGGCCGGGGGGACTCGCTGCAGGAGGTCCTCGACGCCGGCGCCACCCACATCGTCGACCTCACCGTCCCCGACTCCACTGAGGCGAACGTCCACTTTGCCGTGGAGAACGGGCTGCACGCCGTCGTCGGCACCACCGGCTGGACCGACGAGCGGGTCGCGGCCCTCCAATCCAAGCTCGCTGAGCACCCGGACGTGGGGGTTCTCATCGCCCCGAACTTCGCGCTCGGCTCGGTGCTTGCCACTGCGTTCGCCGCCAAGGCTGCCCAGTACTTCGAATCCGCGGAGATCGTCGAGCTGCATCACCCCTATAAGGTGGACGCCCCCTCCGGCACCG
The sequence above is drawn from the Nesterenkonia populi genome and encodes:
- the dapB gene encoding 4-hydroxy-tetrahydrodipicolinate reductase; translated protein: MTTQIKVAVLGASGRMGSEAVKAVGAAEDMELVAALGRGDSLQEVLDAGATHIVDLTVPDSTEANVHFAVENGLHAVVGTTGWTDERVAALQSKLAEHPDVGVLIAPNFALGSVLATAFAAKAAQYFESAEIVELHHPYKVDAPSGTAARTASLMGQARRDAGVGPSPDATESDPGGARGAVVEDVHVHAVRLRGLVAHQEVLLGSAGEQLSIRHDSFDRASFMPGVLLGLRKAAEHPGLTHGLDGYLNLGL